One Ricinus communis isolate WT05 ecotype wild-type chromosome 1, ASM1957865v1, whole genome shotgun sequence DNA window includes the following coding sequences:
- the LOC8285506 gene encoding anthranilate N-methyltransferase yields MASSAETRLHPIDEEHDENFGYAMQLALGSALPMSLHAAIELGVFEIIAKAGPESKLSASEITAEIPDVQNPDAAITLDRVLRLLASHNVLGCSLNGLERLYSLNPVSKYFVPNQDGISLGPFMALIQDKVFLDSWTKLKDAVLEGGSPFNKFHGTHCFGYSGLDSRFNHVFNTAMFHHTNLVITKILETYKGFKQLKQLIDVGGGLGHTLKAIISKYPHLKGINFDLPHVVKYAPAIPGVEHVAGDMFESVPKGEAIFMKWILHDWSDEHCLRLLKNCYEALPDDGKVIVMDAVLPVMPETGKAAKANFQTDLVVMTVYEGGTERTEHEFLAMATAAGFRGIRYVCCACNFWIMEFFK; encoded by the exons ATGGCTTCATCTGCAGAAACTCGTCTACATCCTATAGATGAAGAGCACGATGAAAACTTTGGATATGCCATGCAACTTGCGTTGGGCTCAGCCTTACCCATGTCGCTGCATGCAGCAATTGAACTTGGAGTATTTGAGATTATAGCCAAAGCAGGTCCAGAGTCCAAGCTCTCTGCTTCTGAAATTACAGCAGAGATTCCTGATGTGCAGAACCCAGATGCAGCCATAACGCTGGATCGTGTCCTTCGACTCTTGGCTAGCCATAATGTGCTCGGTTGCTCTCTAAATGGCTTGGAGAGACTATACAGTTTAAACCCTGTATCTAAATATTTTGTACCTAACCAAGATGGTATCTCATTAGGTCCCTTCATGGCCTTGATTCAAGACAAGGTCTTTTTGGATAGCTG GACTAAACTGAAAGATGCTGTGCTTGAAGGAGGGAGTCCATTTAACAAGTTCCATGGAACACACTGTTTTGGGTACTCTGGCTTGGACTCAAGATTCAACCATGTCTTCAATACAGCAATGTTCCACCACACCAATTTAGTCATTACAAAAATCCTAGAGACATACAAAGGTTTTAAGCAATTGAAGCAGCTCATCGATGTTGGTGGTGGGTTAGGACACACTCTTAAGGCAATCATTTCTAAATATCCCCATCTTAAGGGTATTAATTTCGACTTGCCTCATGTTGTCAAATATGCCCCGGCTATTCCtg GTGTGGAACATGTAGCAGGAGACATGTTTGAAAGTGTTCCAAAAGGAGAAGCCATTTTCATGAAG TGGATACTTCATGATTGGAGTGATGAACATTGTTTGAGGTTGCTAAAGAACTGCTATGAAGCTCTTCCAGATGATGGAAAGGTGATTGTTATGGACGCTGTTCTTCCAGTTATGCCGGAAACTGGCAAAGCTGCTAAAGCCAACTTCCAGACTGATTTGGTTGTAATGACCGTATACGAAGGAGGAACAGAACGAACTGAACATGAATTCTTGGCAATGGCAACTGCTGCTGGATTTCGTGGCATTAGATATGTATGTTGTGCCTGTAATTTTTGGATTATGGAGTTCTTTAAGTAG
- the LOC8285505 gene encoding protein CURVATURE THYLAKOID 1B, chloroplastic, with amino-acid sequence MASTSSSTLSISSSSSLIDAKAPRQSAAASPQCVTLPTLPPPPVQSQNRPWKATAYCRKMARNVMALATGEAPAEVATAEVPEIIKTVQEAWDKVEDKYAVSTLAVVGAVALWGSTGMISAIDRIPLVPGVLEVVGIGYSGWFAYKNLVFKPDREALLEKIKATYKDIIGSS; translated from the exons ATGGCCTCAACTTCATCATCAACCCTATCAATCTCTTCCTCATCAAGCCTGATTGATGCCAAGGCTCCTCGCCAATCAGCTGCTGCATCACCACAATGCGTGACGCTTCCTACCCTCCCTCCTCCTCCTGTTCAGTCTCAGAACCGCCCATGGAAAGCCACTGCTTATT GTCGTAAGATGGCCCGCAATGTTATGGCTCTGGCTACAGGAGAGGCTCCAGCAGAAGTTGCTACAGCTGAAGTGCCAGAAATTATCAAGACAGTTCAAGAAGCt TGGGACAAGGTTGAAGATAAGTACGCAGTGAGTACACTTGCAGTGGTTGGTGCAGTTGCCCTCTGGGGCTCCACTGGGATGATCTCC GCAATTGACAGGATTCCTTTGGTTCCTGGGGTTCTTGAGGTTGTCGGAATCGGCTACAGTGGA TGGTTTGCTTACAAGAACCTCGTTTTCAAACCTGATAG GGAAGCTTTGCTAGAGAAAATTAAAGCCACATACAAGGATATAATCGGAAGCAGCTAA
- the LOC8270763 gene encoding protein DMR6-LIKE OXYGENASE 1: MAIAKPLLSDLVSTITSVPSNFIRPLSDRPNFNEVIQTSDCSIPLIDLQGLDGPLRSTLVKEIGQACQGYGFFQVKNHGIPEDVIDKMLSVSREFFHLPESERMKNYSDDPMMRTRLSTSFNVRTEKTSNWRDFLRLHCYPLDDYMQEWPTNPPSFREDVGEYCRNVRDLAVRLLEAISESLGLERDYINKALDKHAQHLAVNYYPSCPQPELTYGLPVHADPNVITILLQDDVPGLQVLKDGKWVAVSPVPHTFIVNIGDQIQVISNDRYKSVLHRAVVNSNKERISIPTFYCPSPDAAIGPAPPLVDNHHPLLYTNFTYSQYYHKFWNRGLATHTCLDMFKK; encoded by the exons aTGGCTATTGCAAAACCACTCTTATCTGATCTTGTTTCTACAATAACCTCTGTTCCCTCAAATTTCATCCGACCTTTATCCGATCGACCAAATTTTAATGAAGTTATTCAGACCTCTGATTGTTCCATTCCTCTTATTGATCTTCAAGGTCTAGATGGTCCTCTTCGCTCTACTCTAGTCAAGGAGATAGGTCAAGCTTGCCAAGGCTATGGTTTCTTTCAG GTTAAAAACCATGGTATTCCTGAAGATGTGATTGATAAAATGTTAAGTGTATCGAGGGAATTCTTTCATTTGCCTGAGAGTGAAAGGATGAAGAATTATTCCGATGATCCGATGATGAGAACAAGACTTTCTACTAGCTTCAATGTCAGAACTGAAAAAACTTCTAACTGGAGAGATTTCTTGAGACTCCATTGCTACCCATTAGACGACTACATGCAGGAATGGCCTACCAACCCCCCATCTTTCAG AGAAGATGTTGGTGAGTATTGCAGGAATGTAAGAGATTTAGCAGTGAGGCTGCTTGAAGCAATATCAGAAAGCTTAGGTCTAGAAAGGGATTACATCAACAAGGCATTGGACAAGCATGCCCAGCACTTGGCCGTCAACTACTATCCATCATGTCCACAGCCGGAGCTGACTTATGGGTTACCGGTCCATGCAGATCCCAATGTCATTACCATTCTACTTCAAGATGATGTGCCAGGCTTACAGGTTCTCAAAGATGGCAAGTGGGTTGCTGTCAGCCCTGTTCCTCATACTTTCATCGTTAACATTGGAGACCAAATCCAg GTAATAAGCAATGATCGTTACAAGAGTGTGCTCCACCGTGCAGTGGTGAATAGCAACAAGGAGAGAATATCTATCCCAACATTCTACTGCCCATCACCTGATGCTGCCATAGGACCAGCTCCACCGCTTGTCGACAATCATCATCCACTTCTCTATACAAATTTCACTTATAGCCAATACTATCACAAGTTCTGGAACCGTGGCCTTGCAACCCACACCTGTCTGGACATGTTCAAGAAGTAA
- the LOC125370118 gene encoding uncharacterized protein LOC125370118, which produces MTLDWCLRDKGGKHPNTVKRRMTTNEETIEHVNMDTNDSIPEEYTTGIDSIREEYAAGVEHEVFNDEPKGTSSTFAALSPIIPSPQLQNNTPRPSQYKLHLPLLHNPLLQMLESSNLREINSSSLLYKPKPKHRSIYRTLVLVQRRMQLMQKKANKSLMLVLLKRRKFGCLLILEETLH; this is translated from the exons ATGACCCTCGATTGGTGTTTGAGGGACAAAGGTGGAAAACACCCTAATACA GTGAAAAGAAGGATGACTACCAATGAAGAGACTATTGAACATGTTAATATGGATACAAATGACAGCATACCTGAAGAGTATACAACTGGAATTGATAGCATCCGTGAAGAGTATGCAGCTGGAGTTGAACATGAAGTGTTTAATGATGAGCCAAAGGGAACATCTTCTACTTTTGCAGCTTTATCACCTATTATACCTAGTCCACAA TTACAAAATAATACACCAAGACCAAGTCAATACAAGCTACATCTACCACTGTTACACAACCCACTCCTCCAGATGTTAGAAAGCAGCAACCTAAGGGAAATAAATAGTTCAAGCCTCTTATACAAGCCAAAACCCAAACACAGAAGCATATACAGAACACTGGTGCTAGTACAAAGAAGAATGCAACTGATGCAGAAAAAGGCAAACAAAAGCTTGATGCTGGTGCttctaaaaagaagaaagtttGGATGCCTTTTGATTTTGGAGGAAACTCTACACTAA